The DNA region TCAGGGTAAGCAATTGGATTTGTCTAATTCTAATATGATGCAATTTTTAGAAAAAGCTGCAGACACCAAAAATATTCATTTGAAAGTGGGGATAGAAAAAATTCGACTACAAAATAATATATGGCTTAATGATTTCAATCTACAAATTGACTGTGATAAAACGAAGTGCTTCTCGGGCTCCTTATTCGCCAAAATTGGATCTAAAACTTTGAAAATGTTACTTACCGATAAACAAGATAAAGAGCAATGGTTCATTAGTTGTAATAATGCAGGTGCTCTATTAAAAGGTATAGGGATGTATAATAATATGAAAACTGGCACAGTAAATTTGAATCTTGAAACCAAGAGACAAGAAGTTAAAAAAGGTGAAATAATACCCATTTTAAACGGGACATTTAATATAAAGCAGTTTATTATTACCGATATGTCTTTTCTTACTAGAATAGTATCTTTTGTTTCGTTTCCTGGCTTTATGAGTTTTATATTAAACAATAAAGATATTATGTTTACTAATATGCAGGGGCAGTTTAGTTATATAGGCAATACTGTTAAAATCTCTAATAGTGCAGCTGAAGGTCCATTTTTTGATTTTACAATGCAAGGGGTAATTGACACTGATAGGCGCCAAATCAAACTTAAAGGAAACGTTATACCATCATTCTTTTTTATGAGTAACATTATCACCAAAATTCCAATCATTGGCAAAATATTTTCTAAGGTAGCGCCTTACTCTATTGCGCTGGAATATAAGGAATAAGTGTTTATAAATATGCAGCAAAATGTTCTTACCTCTTCTGCTATTGATCCTTACCTTGATCTTGAGCAGGCAATTTTACGAATTAAAACAGAAAAAAATGCAGTAATTTTTGCTCATTACTATCAAGATTCTGAGATTCAAGATATTGCAGATTTTATTGGAGATTCATTAGAATTGTCTAAGAAAGCTTCTATGACTTCAGCTGATATAATAGTTTTTTGTGGGGTGAAGTTTATGGCAGAAGTTGCTTACATCCTTAATCCTCATAAGAAAGTCTTGCTCCCAGATTTGAATGCGGGCTGTTCGCTAGAAGAATCCTGTCGTCCTGAAGATTTTGCTAAGTTCAGGAGAGAAAATCCGGGATATATTGCTATAACTTATATTAATTGCTCTGCTGAGGTAAAAGCCTTATCTGATATTATAGTGACCTCCTCTAGTGCAGAAAAAATAATTAATGCTATACCACAAGAGCAGCCTATCCTTTTTGCGCCTGATAAACATTTAGGAAATTACCTAATAAAAAAGACAAACAGGCCAATGAAATTATGGAATGGTTCATGTATTGTTCATGAGAATTTTTCGGAAAGAGAGTTAATTAAGCTGCGTACAAGTAGCCCTTTAGCTCAAATTATTGCGCACCCGGAGTGCCCAGATACTTTACTAAGCTATGCAGATTACATAGGGTCTACCTCTGCGCTACTTAAATATGTAGCAGCCAATAACGGGATCGAATTTATTGTGCTTACCGAACCAGGGATTATTCATCAAATGCAAATGCAAAGCCCAGATAGCAAATTTTATGAAGTACCTTCTATTAATCAAGCTGGTTGTAGTAGTTGTAGTAATTGTCCTCATATGAAGCTTAATACTCTGGAGAAGTTATATCTTTGTATGGTTAACGAATATCCGGAAATTAAATTAGAGAGAGATATAGTAATTAAAGCCAGGAGATCTTTAGATAGAATGTTAGAATTAAGTAAATAGGCTGCTTACATAATTAGTACTTAGGTTAAGCTTGCAAGA from Candidatus Tisiphia endosymbiont of Beris chalybata includes:
- the nadA gene encoding quinolinate synthase NadA → MQQNVLTSSAIDPYLDLEQAILRIKTEKNAVIFAHYYQDSEIQDIADFIGDSLELSKKASMTSADIIVFCGVKFMAEVAYILNPHKKVLLPDLNAGCSLEESCRPEDFAKFRRENPGYIAITYINCSAEVKALSDIIVTSSSAEKIINAIPQEQPILFAPDKHLGNYLIKKTNRPMKLWNGSCIVHENFSERELIKLRTSSPLAQIIAHPECPDTLLSYADYIGSTSALLKYVAANNGIEFIVLTEPGIIHQMQMQSPDSKFYEVPSINQAGCSSCSNCPHMKLNTLEKLYLCMVNEYPEIKLERDIVIKARRSLDRMLELSK